A genomic stretch from Bacterioplanes sanyensis includes:
- the lptF gene encoding LPS export ABC transporter permease LptF codes for MILFRYLARELFSSIVAVTVVLLLILMSGRLIRQLAEAAAGQVSLEIVFFTLLLRLPSFLEMVLPLALFIAILLAYGRLYADSEMTVLTATGFSHGRLLSYTMIPAGLMMAIVASLSLFASPWGAQKMESLYQKQAQLTEFELLIPGRFQSMKGGSRITYAQSLSDDKTEMQRVFIADGNTLLMAGRGTQYVSEETGSRYLELHNGRRYDLSAGGVEMQTLEFERYGVKIADEPDERRKLRQEAIPTLALLERDDVKSQAQFQWRLSLIIMVPIVTLMALPLARVNPRQGRFARLFPAIILFMVYISLMIAMTGMIEKGRLDPLVGMWPLHACYALIALTLWWWPEIKRRHKVRQL; via the coding sequence TTGATTCTTTTTCGTTACCTCGCGCGTGAACTGTTTAGTTCGATTGTGGCAGTTACTGTGGTGTTACTGCTGATCCTGATGAGTGGGCGTTTGATTCGCCAACTGGCTGAGGCCGCCGCTGGCCAAGTGTCATTGGAAATCGTGTTTTTTACCCTGCTGCTGCGCTTACCGTCGTTTTTGGAAATGGTGCTACCTCTGGCGCTGTTTATTGCCATCTTGCTGGCTTACGGGCGTTTGTATGCCGACAGCGAAATGACCGTGTTAACCGCCACTGGGTTTTCGCATGGGCGATTGCTCAGTTACACCATGATTCCGGCCGGCTTGATGATGGCCATCGTTGCCTCGCTGTCACTGTTTGCTAGCCCTTGGGGCGCGCAAAAAATGGAAAGCCTGTATCAAAAGCAGGCGCAGCTGACGGAGTTTGAACTGCTGATCCCCGGGCGTTTTCAGAGCATGAAAGGCGGTTCGCGCATCACCTATGCGCAGTCGTTATCCGATGACAAAACCGAAATGCAACGTGTGTTCATTGCCGATGGCAATACCTTGCTAATGGCCGGGCGCGGCACCCAATACGTCAGCGAGGAAACCGGTTCGCGCTATTTGGAACTACACAACGGCCGACGCTATGACTTGAGCGCCGGTGGTGTGGAAATGCAAACGCTGGAGTTTGAGCGTTACGGCGTCAAAATTGCCGATGAGCCTGATGAGCGGCGTAAATTACGCCAAGAAGCGATTCCCACGCTGGCGTTATTAGAACGTGATGACGTGAAGTCGCAGGCGCAGTTTCAGTGGCGTTTATCGCTGATTATTATGGTGCCCATCGTCACTTTGATGGCATTGCCGTTAGCCCGAGTAAATCCTCGCCAGGGGCGTTTTGCGCGGCTGTTTCCCGCCATTATCTTATTTATGGTGTACATCTCGTTGATGATTGCCATGACCGGCATGATCGAAAAAGGGCGTTTGGATCCGTTGGTCGGAATGTGGCCGCTGCACGCTTGTTACGCCTTGATCGCACTAACGCTGTGGTGGTGGCCGGAGATCAAACGCCGTCATAAGGTGCGCCAATTATGA
- the aceF gene encoding dihydrolipoyllysine-residue acetyltransferase, with protein MSNTTVSVPDLGGADNVDIIEISVAVGDSVELEQDLLVLETDKASMEIPSPVMGKVVEILVSVGDKVSEGDNIMVVDVAASDDAEPSKAEPEQEPAAKASPAAEAKVDPDASSAASASEMELTIPDLGGASDVDVIELSVEPGVSVAAEDSLLVLETDKASMDVPAPADGTLVEFRIKVGDKVNEGDVYAVMKTAASSDAAESSAKSGASAQAESAPSAVAESSAAESPTTVAPAPEKSAATAPATPESANRSSDVYAGPSSRRLARQLGVDLTKVSGTGVRGRITKDDIRGYVKKMLKQAESGTIGAASGAGIPPIPEVDFSQFGDIELQPMSKIKKLTAANMQRNWLNVPHVTQFDEADITDLDAFRKQMKPEAEKRGVKITPLPFLIKAAAQALKLEPSFNVSLHADGEHMVHKHYVHIGIAVDTPAGLMVPVIRDADKKGIWELAQESAELVEKARAGKLKPNEMKGACFTISSLGAMGGTGFTPIVNAPEVAIMGVSKAQMKPVWNGSEFEPRNMLPLAVSYDHRAINGADCGRFFTTLVALISDIRRLVL; from the coding sequence ATGAGCAATACAACCGTTTCTGTGCCTGATTTGGGTGGCGCTGATAATGTCGACATTATTGAAATTTCAGTGGCCGTTGGCGACAGCGTCGAGTTAGAGCAAGACTTGTTGGTGTTGGAAACCGATAAAGCCAGTATGGAGATTCCTAGCCCAGTCATGGGTAAGGTGGTCGAAATCCTAGTGTCGGTTGGCGACAAAGTCTCTGAAGGCGACAACATCATGGTGGTGGACGTAGCTGCTAGTGATGATGCAGAGCCTTCTAAGGCAGAGCCAGAGCAAGAGCCCGCCGCCAAGGCGAGTCCTGCAGCGGAAGCTAAAGTGGATCCTGACGCGAGCTCTGCGGCGTCAGCGTCTGAGATGGAGCTCACCATTCCTGATCTGGGCGGCGCCAGCGATGTTGATGTCATTGAGCTCAGTGTTGAGCCAGGTGTCAGTGTGGCCGCAGAAGACTCGCTGCTGGTGTTAGAGACCGACAAAGCCAGCATGGATGTGCCAGCGCCGGCAGATGGAACCTTAGTCGAGTTTCGCATCAAGGTGGGCGACAAGGTCAACGAAGGTGATGTGTATGCGGTAATGAAAACGGCCGCATCTTCTGATGCGGCTGAATCGTCGGCCAAATCAGGAGCGTCTGCCCAAGCCGAGTCTGCGCCATCAGCCGTAGCCGAATCATCAGCAGCCGAATCACCAACAACCGTTGCGCCAGCGCCGGAAAAATCGGCCGCAACGGCACCTGCGACGCCTGAGTCGGCCAATCGTTCGTCGGATGTTTACGCCGGCCCTTCGTCACGTCGCCTGGCGCGGCAGTTGGGTGTCGATCTGACCAAAGTGTCAGGTACTGGCGTGCGTGGTCGCATTACCAAAGATGACATACGCGGCTACGTGAAAAAGATGCTCAAACAGGCAGAGTCGGGTACTATTGGCGCCGCTTCAGGAGCAGGCATTCCGCCGATCCCTGAAGTTGACTTCAGCCAGTTTGGTGACATCGAACTGCAACCAATGAGCAAGATTAAAAAGCTCACCGCAGCAAATATGCAGCGCAATTGGTTGAACGTACCACACGTGACGCAGTTTGATGAGGCCGATATCACCGACTTGGATGCATTCCGTAAGCAAATGAAGCCGGAAGCAGAAAAGCGCGGTGTGAAAATCACGCCACTGCCGTTTTTGATCAAAGCGGCGGCGCAGGCGCTGAAGTTGGAGCCGAGTTTTAATGTATCGCTGCACGCCGATGGCGAGCACATGGTGCACAAGCACTATGTCCACATTGGCATTGCTGTCGATACGCCAGCCGGTTTGATGGTGCCAGTGATTCGCGATGCTGATAAAAAAGGCATTTGGGAGCTGGCGCAGGAAAGTGCCGAGCTGGTAGAAAAGGCTAGAGCCGGTAAGCTCAAGCCGAACGAAATGAAGGGTGCTTGTTTTACCATTTCCAGTTTGGGTGCCATGGGCGGCACCGGGTTTACCCCCATTGTAAATGCGCCGGAAGTCGCCATTATGGGAGTGTCCAAGGCACAGATGAAACCTGTGTGGAATGGTAGCGAGTTTGAACCGCGTAATATGCTGCCGCTGGCGGTGTCTTATGATCATCGAGCCATAAATGGTGCCGATTGTGGGCGGTTCTTTACCACACTGGTCGCATTGATCAGCGATATTCGTCGCTTGGTGCTGTGA
- the ald gene encoding alanine dehydrogenase, which produces MRVGVPKEIKNHEYRVGLTPNSVRELVTDGHEVVIETEAGAAIGFQDSDYEDSGASIVSDAAAVFSQADMIVKVKEPQAQEVALLEARHTLFTYLHLAPDQELTDSLIKSRATCIAYETVTDAQGRLPLLAPMSEVAGRIAVQAGARSLEMEAGGRGVLLSGAPGVPSGEVLILGGGVVGSNAIRIAVGMGAQVTVLDTSLQTLRLLDQQYGNRIHTRLSTRTAIDEYLPQADLVIGAVLIPGAAAPKLIEAEQLQHMQRGAVIVDVAIDQGGCVATSRPTTHDDPTYVEQGVVHYCVANMPGAVARTATQALNNATLPFVRALASMGPRKAMHADEHLLNGLNVAAGQLCNMEVASSQGRMCADKVSVLVQVR; this is translated from the coding sequence ATGCGAGTGGGTGTGCCGAAAGAGATAAAAAATCACGAATACCGCGTTGGATTGACCCCAAACAGTGTGCGCGAGCTGGTGACGGATGGCCATGAAGTGGTTATTGAAACGGAGGCGGGCGCCGCCATTGGCTTTCAGGACAGTGATTACGAAGACAGCGGTGCCAGTATTGTTAGCGATGCCGCCGCAGTGTTCTCTCAGGCGGACATGATCGTCAAGGTCAAAGAGCCGCAAGCGCAAGAAGTGGCGTTGTTGGAGGCGCGCCACACTTTATTCACCTATCTGCACTTGGCGCCGGATCAGGAGCTCACCGACTCGCTGATCAAAAGTCGCGCCACCTGCATCGCATATGAAACCGTGACCGATGCTCAAGGGCGGTTACCACTGCTAGCGCCGATGTCGGAAGTGGCGGGGCGCATTGCGGTGCAAGCCGGTGCGCGCAGTCTTGAAATGGAAGCCGGAGGTCGCGGTGTGTTGCTGTCGGGTGCTCCCGGGGTGCCGTCTGGGGAAGTGCTGATATTGGGCGGCGGCGTGGTCGGCTCGAACGCCATTCGCATTGCCGTTGGCATGGGCGCACAAGTGACGGTGTTGGATACGTCGTTGCAAACATTGCGCTTGCTGGATCAACAATACGGCAATCGCATTCACACCCGTTTGTCGACCCGCACAGCCATCGACGAATATTTGCCGCAGGCGGATCTAGTGATCGGTGCGGTACTGATTCCCGGTGCAGCAGCCCCAAAGCTGATTGAAGCCGAGCAGCTGCAGCACATGCAGCGCGGTGCCGTGATTGTCGACGTGGCGATTGATCAGGGCGGCTGCGTCGCTACCTCAAGGCCGACCACCCACGATGATCCAACTTACGTGGAGCAAGGTGTGGTGCATTATTGTGTGGCCAATATGCCAGGTGCGGTAGCGCGCACGGCCACGCAGGCGCTTAACAATGCCACCTTGCCGTTTGTGCGTGCGCTTGCCAGTATGGGGCCGCGCAAAGCCATGCATGCCGACGAGCATTTGCTGAACGGTTTAAATGTCGCCGCAGGGCAGTTGTGCAACATGGAAGTGGCCAGCAGTCAGGGACGTATGTGCGCCGACAAAGTCAGTGTGCTGGTGCAAGTGCGCTAA
- the aceE gene encoding pyruvate dehydrogenase (acetyl-transferring), homodimeric type: MTEDIDVYETQEWLDSLHATIRHAGPERAAFILKKLFSNAMDKGVSLPQAITTPYRNTIAPDKERRMPGDLFMERRIRSLIRWNALAMVMRANDNNEGLGGHIASFSSAATLYDVGFNYFFRGNDGENEGDLVYFQGHSAPGIYARSYLEGRFDETHLDNFRREVDGNGLSSYPHPWLMPDYWQFPTVSMGLGPIQAIYQAHVMRYLSARDLAPRGDRKVWAFLGDGECDEPESLGAISLAGREQLENLIFVVNCNLQRLDGPVRGNGKIMQELEGVFRGAGWNVIKVVWGRHWDVLLEKDTSGMLQKRMDEVCDGDLQNYKANGAAYTREHFFGAYPELAKLAEELTDEDIAKLNRGGHDPFKVYAAYAEAVAHKGQPTVILAQTVKGYGLGAAGEAANDTHSVKKLDIDALKQFRDRFAIPLTDTELENVPYYRPAPDSPEMKYMRERRESLQGFVPSRRTNSDALPAPALDTFKAQLSGSGEREMSSTMSFVRILSQLVKDKTIGKRVVPIVPDEARTFGMEGMFRQLGIYSSAGQKYTPHDSKQIMYYKEDKKGQILEEGINEAGAMSAWIAAATAYSNSNCPMIPFYVFYSMFGFQRIGDLAWAAGDIQARGFLIGATSGRTTLNGEGLQHQDGHSHLMAQTIPNCHSYDPTYGHELAVIIQDGLKRMYENQENCFYYITTMNENYPHPEMPVGAEEGIVKGLYRLKSVGTDGAKVQLMGAGSILREVEAAADILQQQYGVQSDIWSVTSVNELARDGLACERRNRLNPEQAAQVPYITEQLQGQQGPFVLATDYIKSYGEQLRAFVPGDFTVLGTDGFGRSDTRKKLRHFFEVSREFVVYAALQRLTEQGEFSQEALLKARADLGIDADKIDPTRS; this comes from the coding sequence ATGACCGAAGATATTGATGTATACGAAACCCAGGAATGGTTGGATTCGTTACATGCCACCATCCGTCACGCCGGACCTGAGCGTGCCGCCTTCATTCTGAAAAAGCTGTTCTCCAACGCCATGGACAAAGGCGTGTCGCTACCACAAGCAATCACCACGCCTTACCGCAACACCATCGCACCGGACAAAGAGCGGCGCATGCCTGGCGATCTGTTTATGGAGCGCCGTATTCGCTCTTTGATTCGCTGGAATGCGTTGGCCATGGTGATGCGGGCGAACGATAACAATGAAGGCTTGGGTGGTCACATCGCGTCGTTTTCATCGGCCGCCACCTTGTACGATGTTGGCTTTAACTACTTCTTCCGCGGCAATGACGGCGAAAACGAAGGCGATCTGGTGTACTTCCAGGGGCACTCTGCACCTGGCATTTACGCGCGCTCTTACCTCGAAGGGCGTTTTGACGAAACCCATCTAGACAACTTCCGTCGCGAAGTGGACGGTAATGGACTGTCGTCTTATCCGCACCCATGGCTGATGCCGGATTACTGGCAGTTCCCGACGGTGTCGATGGGTCTTGGGCCGATTCAGGCCATTTACCAAGCACACGTGATGCGCTATTTGTCTGCGCGTGACTTGGCGCCTCGCGGCGATCGCAAAGTATGGGCCTTCTTGGGCGATGGCGAGTGTGACGAGCCAGAAAGCTTGGGCGCGATTTCTCTGGCCGGTCGAGAGCAGCTGGAAAACCTGATCTTTGTAGTGAACTGCAACTTGCAGCGTTTGGATGGTCCTGTGCGCGGCAACGGCAAAATCATGCAAGAGCTTGAGGGTGTATTCCGCGGTGCCGGTTGGAACGTCATTAAGGTCGTATGGGGTCGTCACTGGGACGTACTGCTGGAGAAAGACACCAGCGGCATGTTGCAAAAGCGCATGGACGAAGTCTGCGATGGTGACTTGCAGAACTATAAAGCCAACGGTGCTGCCTACACGCGTGAGCATTTCTTTGGTGCTTACCCTGAGCTGGCCAAGTTGGCGGAAGAGCTGACCGATGAAGACATCGCCAAGCTGAACCGCGGCGGCCACGACCCGTTCAAGGTGTACGCAGCTTATGCTGAAGCGGTGGCCCACAAAGGCCAGCCAACCGTGATTCTGGCGCAAACCGTAAAAGGTTATGGTTTGGGCGCGGCGGGTGAAGCGGCGAACGATACGCACTCGGTGAAAAAACTGGATATCGATGCGCTGAAACAGTTCCGCGACCGCTTTGCGATTCCGCTGACGGACACTGAGCTGGAAAATGTGCCATATTATCGTCCGGCGCCAGACAGCCCCGAAATGAAGTACATGCGTGAGCGTCGTGAATCGCTGCAAGGCTTTGTGCCGTCACGTCGCACCAACAGTGACGCCTTGCCAGCGCCAGCGCTGGATACCTTCAAGGCACAGCTGAGTGGCAGCGGTGAGCGCGAAATGTCCTCAACCATGTCCTTTGTACGCATTTTGTCGCAACTGGTGAAAGATAAGACCATTGGCAAACGTGTCGTGCCAATTGTGCCGGATGAAGCGCGCACTTTTGGTATGGAAGGTATGTTCCGTCAGTTGGGTATCTACTCCTCGGCCGGGCAAAAGTACACGCCGCACGATTCCAAACAGATCATGTACTACAAGGAAGACAAAAAAGGTCAGATCCTGGAAGAGGGCATCAATGAAGCGGGTGCGATGTCGGCGTGGATTGCTGCTGCTACAGCGTACAGCAACAGCAACTGCCCGATGATTCCGTTTTACGTGTTTTATTCCATGTTTGGTTTCCAGCGTATTGGTGATCTGGCGTGGGCGGCTGGTGACATCCAGGCACGCGGCTTCCTGATTGGCGCAACTTCCGGGCGTACCACGCTCAACGGTGAGGGTTTGCAGCATCAGGACGGTCACAGCCATCTAATGGCGCAAACCATTCCGAATTGTCACTCTTACGACCCGACTTACGGCCATGAGCTCGCCGTGATTATTCAAGACGGTTTGAAGCGCATGTATGAGAATCAGGAAAACTGCTTCTACTACATCACCACCATGAACGAAAACTACCCGCATCCAGAAATGCCGGTGGGCGCCGAAGAAGGCATCGTCAAAGGTCTCTATCGTCTTAAGTCTGTCGGCACAGACGGTGCCAAGGTGCAGCTGATGGGTGCTGGATCCATTTTGCGTGAGGTGGAAGCTGCGGCGGACATATTGCAACAGCAGTACGGTGTGCAGTCCGACATCTGGAGTGTGACTTCGGTGAACGAGTTGGCTCGCGATGGTCTGGCGTGTGAACGCCGCAATCGTTTGAACCCCGAACAGGCTGCGCAAGTGCCGTACATTACCGAGCAGCTGCAGGGTCAGCAGGGGCCATTCGTACTGGCCACTGACTACATCAAGTCCTACGGCGAGCAGTTGCGTGCCTTTGTGCCGGGTGACTTTACGGTTTTGGGTACTGACGGTTTTGGGCGCAGTGATACGCGCAAAAAACTGCGCCACTTCTTTGAAGTTAGCCGTGAGTTTGTGGTTTATGCAGCGCTGCAGCGGCTGACAGAGCAAGGCGAGTTTAGCCAGGAGGCGTTGCTGAAAGCACGCGCCGATCTGGGCATCGACGCCGATAAAATCGACCCAACACGCAGCTAA
- a CDS encoding nitroreductase, which yields MSLSELLQQRYSVRAFKADPIDPDTLQQVFELAQQAPSNCNVQPWQTYVVSGQQKDQLKNALIATVMKQQTPNPEFNWKVAYEGIHRERQFGSANALYGAMGIERDDKMKRNMAMLRNWAFFDAPHVAFFTMDKYLDIMGAVDIGIYAQTLALLLQERGISCCMQGALGQFPQPVKELLEIPEQQGILFGMSFGYEDTDADVNRARTDRSELSQSVQFFS from the coding sequence ATGAGCCTCAGCGAATTATTACAACAACGCTATTCCGTACGCGCCTTCAAAGCCGACCCAATCGACCCAGACACACTGCAGCAAGTATTTGAACTGGCGCAACAGGCGCCGTCCAACTGCAATGTTCAGCCATGGCAAACGTATGTGGTTTCTGGCCAGCAAAAAGACCAGTTAAAAAATGCGCTGATCGCGACTGTGATGAAACAGCAAACTCCCAACCCAGAATTTAATTGGAAGGTGGCCTACGAAGGCATCCACCGCGAGCGCCAGTTTGGCTCGGCCAACGCCCTGTATGGTGCCATGGGCATCGAACGCGATGACAAGATGAAACGCAACATGGCCATGCTGCGCAATTGGGCCTTTTTTGATGCGCCGCATGTGGCCTTTTTCACCATGGACAAATACCTAGACATCATGGGCGCGGTGGACATTGGCATCTACGCCCAGACCCTGGCATTGCTGCTGCAAGAACGTGGCATCAGCTGCTGCATGCAAGGCGCTTTAGGGCAATTCCCTCAACCGGTGAAAGAGCTGCTGGAAATTCCCGAACAGCAGGGCATTTTATTCGGTATGTCATTTGGCTACGAAGACACAGACGCCGACGTCAACCGCGCTCGCACCGATCGCAGCGAACTTAGCCAGTCAGTGCAGTTCTTTTCCTAA
- a CDS encoding leucyl aminopeptidase, with protein MEYQTSQHSAAEVEASCIVVTIDTAGKLSEAGSQLDSASEHFLQQRFEHKDIKGKLAETLLLPAVPGIAAQRVLLIGRGDSNKSLKRGQAIKLLNAVASATGNMEGSVALALEDLANEQLSNAWLAEQSAIAFGRQAYRFTTTKPQKDEDQPTQASSLIWVGGDELNSLKKGDALANGINFARELGNLPGNICTPTYLAEQAQALADEQMTTTILDESQLEEMGAGAFVSVAKGSIEPGKIIIMNYQGGKAGEPAHMLLGKGITFDTGGISLKPGAKMDEMKYDMCGAASVLGTMKTLLELRPAINVIGMITAAENMPAGNASKPGDVVTSLSGKTIEILNTDAEGRLVLCDALTYGIDQYKPASVVDIATLTGACMAALGEVNSGLFTEDEALASELQSAAEYAHDKVWRLPLEEDYQELLDSNFADMANIGGPLAGATTAACFLSRFTEGTPWAHIDIAGTGWTGGAKKGASGRPVPLLVNYLLNKA; from the coding sequence ATGGAATACCAGACGTCTCAACACAGCGCTGCCGAAGTAGAAGCGAGCTGTATTGTGGTCACTATCGACACCGCAGGCAAGCTGTCAGAAGCCGGTAGTCAATTGGATAGCGCCAGCGAGCATTTTCTGCAACAACGCTTCGAACATAAAGACATTAAAGGCAAGCTGGCTGAAACACTGTTATTACCAGCAGTACCCGGCATCGCCGCTCAACGCGTATTGCTGATTGGCCGCGGCGACAGCAACAAGTCACTGAAGCGTGGTCAAGCGATCAAACTGTTAAACGCCGTTGCCAGTGCCACCGGCAACATGGAAGGCAGCGTTGCTCTGGCGCTGGAAGACCTGGCCAATGAGCAGCTGAGCAACGCTTGGTTAGCGGAGCAAAGCGCCATTGCCTTTGGTCGCCAAGCGTATCGCTTCACCACCACCAAGCCGCAAAAAGACGAAGACCAGCCTACTCAAGCCAGCAGCCTGATCTGGGTTGGCGGCGATGAACTGAACAGCCTGAAAAAAGGCGATGCGCTGGCCAATGGCATCAACTTCGCGCGCGAACTGGGCAATCTGCCAGGCAACATCTGCACCCCGACCTACCTGGCTGAGCAAGCTCAGGCACTGGCCGATGAGCAGATGACTACCACCATTTTGGACGAGTCTCAGCTGGAAGAAATGGGCGCCGGCGCCTTTGTTTCCGTTGCCAAAGGTTCGATTGAACCCGGCAAGATCATCATCATGAATTATCAAGGCGGCAAAGCTGGTGAGCCTGCCCACATGCTGCTGGGCAAAGGCATCACCTTCGATACCGGCGGCATCAGCCTGAAGCCGGGCGCCAAAATGGATGAAATGAAGTACGACATGTGCGGCGCTGCGTCTGTGCTGGGTACCATGAAAACTCTGTTGGAACTGCGTCCTGCCATCAACGTCATCGGCATGATCACAGCGGCAGAAAACATGCCTGCTGGCAACGCCAGCAAGCCAGGCGATGTGGTCACCAGCCTGTCGGGCAAAACCATTGAAATCCTCAACACCGACGCCGAAGGCCGCTTGGTGCTGTGTGACGCATTGACCTACGGTATCGACCAGTACAAGCCAGCCTCAGTGGTCGACATCGCGACCCTGACCGGTGCTTGCATGGCCGCACTGGGTGAAGTGAACAGCGGTCTGTTCACCGAAGACGAAGCCCTGGCCAGTGAGCTGCAAAGCGCTGCCGAATACGCGCACGACAAAGTGTGGCGCCTGCCGCTGGAAGAAGATTACCAGGAACTGCTGGATTCAAACTTTGCTGACATGGCCAACATTGGCGGTCCATTGGCCGGTGCGACCACTGCAGCTTGTTTCTTGTCGCGCTTTACCGAAGGCACCCCATGGGCGCACATCGATATTGCCGGCACTGGCTGGACTGGCGGCGCGAAAAAAGGCGCCTCCGGCCGTCCGGTTCCGCTGCTGGTGAATTACCTACTGAATAAAGCCTGA